GTGTGATAGTGGAAGAAAGAGTGGAGAGAGAGGAAGATGTAATAAAAGAAGTTATTATTCCTAAAATAGACAACGTTTTAGAGCAATTTGTGAAAATGAGGCAAGGGGAAGGAATGAGACTACAAGAAGATATAATAAAGAGGTTGAACCTAGTAGAGGAATATATAGATGATATTGAAGCTTTGTCAGAGGTTGTAATAGTTGAGTATAGAGATAAACTTAGAAAACGGATAGAAAAGCTTGGATTAGAAGGAGATCTAGAAGAAAATAGACTAATGATGGAAGTTGCGATTTTTGCAGAGAAATCTAGCATAACTGAAGAGCTTGTTAGACTTAATAGTCATTTAAAGGAATTTCAAAAGACTTTGAATTCATCAGAGGGGACGATAGGTAGAAAGCTTGATTTCATTGTTCAAGAAATAAATCGTGAGACTAACACAATAGGCTCAAAATCACATAATTATGATATAAATAAATTAGTGGTAAATATAAAAAGTGAAATTGAAAAGATTAGAGAGCAAATTCAAAATATAGAATAAAGTTATCTACTAGAA
This genomic interval from Proteinivorax tanatarense contains the following:
- a CDS encoding YicC/YloC family endoribonuclease → MTKSMTSYARESVNLETLNLVIEMRGLNNKYLDVICKVPESFAFLEEDIIKLISTKVGRGRIECRLSYKHSSTEKNYKIDQDTLHSLIVQAKQLAKKFDIATPDNLQYFLQLPGVIVEERVEREEDVIKEVIIPKIDNVLEQFVKMRQGEGMRLQEDIIKRLNLVEEYIDDIEALSEVVIVEYRDKLRKRIEKLGLEGDLEENRLMMEVAIFAEKSSITEELVRLNSHLKEFQKTLNSSEGTIGRKLDFIVQEINRETNTIGSKSHNYDINKLVVNIKSEIEKIREQIQNIE